The uncultured Desulfobulbus sp. genome window below encodes:
- a CDS encoding SDR family oxidoreductase: MDFLGLAGKTVVVFGLANKKSVACAIARNLVEAGAHVVHVVRSEQRAETARKLFPDSPVFCCDVEDEANIIKVRDAIGEQTKEPLAGIVHSIAFANYSEGIRPFHETPQRDFLQAINISCFSFIAIANHFKSLLAADGSMVTISISTTKMAAENYGYMAPIKAALESSLCFLSKSFSAFSQVRFNAVCPGLLKTSASAGIPGYVDSYLYAEQATLRKKAVQTQEAADVATFLLSSRSSGMTGQCLVVDAGMGMNYFDHEIVSKVMR, translated from the coding sequence ATGGATTTTCTTGGGCTTGCAGGGAAAACAGTGGTGGTCTTTGGTTTGGCCAATAAAAAATCTGTGGCCTGCGCCATTGCCAGAAATCTCGTCGAAGCCGGTGCCCATGTCGTCCATGTGGTGCGCAGTGAACAACGCGCGGAAACTGCCAGAAAACTCTTTCCCGATTCACCGGTGTTCTGCTGTGATGTGGAGGATGAGGCCAATATCATCAAGGTCCGCGATGCCATCGGCGAGCAGACTAAAGAACCTCTCGCAGGTATAGTCCATTCCATAGCCTTTGCAAATTATTCTGAAGGGATACGCCCCTTTCACGAGACACCCCAGCGGGATTTTCTTCAGGCGATCAATATCTCCTGCTTTTCTTTTATTGCCATTGCCAACCACTTTAAATCACTGCTCGCTGCGGATGGCTCCATGGTGACCATCTCCATCTCCACCACGAAAATGGCGGCAGAGAATTATGGCTACATGGCCCCGATTAAGGCCGCGCTTGAATCATCGCTTTGTTTTCTCTCTAAAAGTTTCTCTGCTTTTTCCCAGGTGCGTTTCAATGCTGTCTGCCCGGGACTGCTGAAAACGTCGGCCTCGGCAGGCATTCCCGGCTATGTGGACAGTTATTTGTATGCCGAGCAGGCCACCCTCAGAAAAAAAGCGGTGCAAACCCAAGAAGCCGCCGATGTGGCCACATTTCTCCTTTCTTCCCGTTCATCAGGCATGACCGGGCAGTGTCTGGTGGTCGATGCGGGGATGGGGATGAACTATTTTGATCATGAGATCGTCAGCAAGGTGATGCGCTGA
- a CDS encoding DUF1232 domain-containing protein produces MQLPPQLARLGRMVVHAKDVFFSPTTPLYVKGVLALGVLYALSPYDLLPDWMPLIGVVDDLALVALLISWANRFSTHNRT; encoded by the coding sequence ATGCAACTGCCCCCACAACTTGCCCGTTTGGGGCGAATGGTCGTGCATGCCAAGGATGTGTTTTTTTCTCCTACCACACCCCTGTATGTAAAAGGTGTTCTCGCCTTGGGCGTTCTCTACGCCCTGTCGCCCTATGATCTCCTCCCGGATTGGATGCCGTTGATCGGTGTTGTTGATGATCTGGCGCTGGTTGCCCTGTTAATCAGCTGGGCAAATCGTTTTTCCACCCATAATAGAACGTAA